The genomic DNA AGCTCGGCATCGGCCGCCCGTCGACCTATGCCGCGGTTCTCCAGACCTTGCGGGATCGCGAATACGTCAAGATCGAGAAGAAGCGGCTGCAGCCGGAGGACAAGGGGCGGCTCGTCACGGGCTTCCTCGAGAGCTTCTTCCGGCGCTACGTCGAGTACGACTTCACCGCCGGCCTCGAGGAGCAGCTCGACCGGGTCTCCAACGCCGAGATCGACTGGCGGGCGGTGCTGCGCGACTTCTGGCGCGACTTCTCCGCGGCGATCGGTGAGACCAAGGAGCTGCGCGTCGCCGACGTGCTGGAGGCGCTGAACGGCCTCCTCGGGCCGCACATCTTCCCCGACAAGGGCGACGGCTCGAACCCGCGCACCTGCCCGACCTGCGGCTCAGGCCAGCTGTCGCTGAAGCTCGGCAAGTTCGGCGCCTTCATCGGCTGCTCGAACTACCCGGAGTGCAAGTACACCCGGCAGCTCTCGGCCTCGGGCGTCGACGGCGACGGTGACGGCTCCTCGGCCGAGGGCGGCCAGCCGGGCGTGCGCGTGCTGGGCGACGATCCCGCGACCGGCCTGCCGGTGACGCTGCGCGACGGCCGGTTCGGGCCGTTCCTCCAGCTCGGCGAGGCCTCCGCCGAGAAGGGCGCCGAGAAGCCGAAGCGCTCGTCGCTGCCCAAGGGGCTCAGCCCCTCGGACGTGGATCTCAACAAGGCGCTGGCCCTGCTAGCGCTGCCCCGCGAGGTGGCCCGCCACCCCGAGACCGGCGAGCCGATCCTGGCCAATCTCGGCCGGTTCGGACCCTACGTGCAGCACGGGAAGACCTACGCCAATCTCGGCAAGGACGACGACGTGCTGGAGATCGGGGCTAACCGCGCCATCGACCTGATCGTCGCCAAGGAGCAGGGCGGCGGACGCGGCCGCCCGGCCGCCGATCCCGGCCGGCCGCTCGGCAAGGACGAGGCCAGCGGCCGCGATCTCGTGGTCAAGGCCGGCAAGTACGGGCCCTACGTCACGGACGGCGAGGTCAACGCCACGCTGCCGAAGACGATGAGCGCCGAGGCGCTGACCCTCGACGAGGCGATCGCCCTGGTGAACGCCAAGCGCGCCGCGGGCGGCGGCAAGCCGGCAAAGCGCGGGGCGGTCCGGAAAGGGTCGGCGCGGGCCGCGAGCGGCGACAAGCCGGCGGCGAAGAAGACCGCCGCGAAGAAGCCTGCGGCCAAGAAGGCGGCAGCGAAGACGTCGAGCGCGGGCTGAAGCGTTCGTGGACGAGGCTGAGGCGGGCCGGCAAGCCCGCCCGTCCTTGCGAGCAGAGCGAAGCAATCCAGTGCAGCGCGAGGCGTTCGAACGTGGCGCCGACTGGGTTGATTCGCTCCGCTCGCAAGGACGTGGCAGAGGCAGCGTTGCCGCCCCTCACCGCGGGTAGCGGTCAGCGATCGGGTTCAGACCAGGTAGGTGATCGTCGCCGCCACGGCCGTCGCGAAGGTCGCGAGCGCGAGGGTGGTGGAGTTCATCAGCGCCCGGGCCGGCGGCACCGCGGCCGCGTCATCGTCGCAGCCGAAGGCGGCGCCGGCCGCGTGCTCGAAGCGGATCAACGTGAGGCGGCGGGCCTCGATCGCGGCGTCGCTCATGGACTGCGGCTCCCTGACCACGGTCAAGATTTATCTCCGCCACCAACGTCGATCGTCCCGTTCTGTTCCGGGCGTCGCCTGTGGAAGCCGGGCATGCGGGTCACGAGAAAGCCTTAACCCATTGTTGTGCAACGTCGTGATGACGGCCCGGCGCGCGGAACCGTGTGCCGACACGGACGCGGCCCTCGCTCGCGGCGGCGCAGCATGCGATGATGCGACCGCCTCGCCGCAGGGCGAACGGCTTTGATGTTTATGGTTTGTTCCGCTATCATGCGGGGATGAAGGCGCATGCTCCACGACCCGAGACCCGTCTCAAGACCCGTCTGCGCGAAGCCGAGCCGGCCGACGCGCCGCGTGCCAGGAGGCCGCGCGTGAGCGATCCGGCGCGGGACCTGTTCGGGCCGGGCGGCAAGGGCGCGGCGGCCCGCCCGCCCGAGCCGCGGCGGCGGCTGGATTCGGCGGCCTCCGTGGCGACGCTCGCGGCCGCCGAGCCGGAGGGCGGCTACACCGCCTCCGACATCGAGGTGCTGGAGGGGCTGGAGCCCGTCCGGCGCCGGCCCGGCATGTATATCGGCGGCACCGACGAGCGGGCGCTGCACCACCTGTTCGCCGAGGTGATCGACAACTCGATGGACGAGGCGGTCGCCGGCCATGCCAGCTTCATCGAGGTGGAGCTGGAGGAATCCGGCGCCCTCGTGGTGACCGACAACGGCCGCGGCATCCCGGTCGACCCGCACCCGAAATTCCCCGGCAAGTCGGCGCTCGAGGTCATCATGACCACGCTGCACGCCGGCGGGAAGTTCGACTCGAAGGTCTACGAGACCTCGGGCGGCCTGCACGGCGTCGGCATCTCGGTGGTGAACGCGCTCTCCGACCTGCTCGAGGTCGAGGTGGCGCGCAACCAGACCCTCTACCGCCAGACCTTCTCGCGCGGTCATGCCCAAGGGGCCTTGGAACTGGTCGGCCGGGTGCAGAACCGCCGCGGCACCCGCGTGCGCTTCCACCCGGACGCCCAGATCTTCGGCTCGCTGAAGTTCGACCCGCGCCGCCTGTTCAAGATGGCGCGCTCCAAGGCCTACCTGTTCGGCGGCGTCGAGATCCGCTGGCGCTGCGCCCCTGCCCTCCTCGAGGGGCTGGAGGACGTGCCGGCCGAGGCGGTGCACCGCTTCCCCGACGGGCTGCGCGACTACCTCGCCCGCGACATCGACGGGAAGGAACTCGTCACCGACGCCATGTTCTCCGGCAAGATCACCAAGCCGGGCTCGCACGGGTCGCTCGAATGGGCGGTGGCCTGGATGGTCGCCGAGGACGGGATCTCGCACTCCTACTGCAACACGATCCCGACGCCCGAGGGCGGCACCCACGAGGCCGGCCTGCGCGTCGCCCTGCTGCGCGGCCTGCGCGAGCACGCCGAGCGGGTGAACCAAGCCAAGCGCATGACGGCGGTGACCACCGACGACGTCATGGCGACCTGCGCGTCGATGCTCTCGGTGTTCATCCGCGAGCCGGAGTTCCAGGGCCAGACCAAGGACAAGCTCGCCACCGTGGAGGCCCAGCGCATCGTCGAGACTTCGGTGCGCGACGCCTTCGACCACTGGCTCGCCGCCTCCCCGGCCCAGGCCAACAAGCTCCTCGACTGGGTGATCGACCGGGCCGAGGAGCGCCTGCGCCGCCGCCAGGAGAAGGAGGTCGCCCGCAAGAGCGCGACCCGCAAGCTGCGCCTGCCCGGCAAGCTCGCCGACTGCTCGGCGGCCGGCACCGCGGGCTCGGAGATCTTCATCGTCGAGGGCGACTCGGCCGGCGGCTCGGCCAAGCAGGCCCGGGACCGGGCGACCCAGGCGATCCTGCCGCTGCGCGGCAAGATCCTGAACGTCGCCTCGGCCTCGCGCGACAAGCTCGGCGCCAACCAGCTGATCTCGGATCTCACCCTGGCGCTCGGCTGCGGCACCGGTTCGGCCTTCCGCGAGGCGGACCTGCGCTACGAGAAGGTGATCATCATGACGGACGCCGACGTCGACGGCGCCCACATCGCCTCGCTGCTGATCACCTTCTTCTACCGCCAGATGCCGAGGCTGATCGACCGCGGCCACCTCTACCTCGCGATCCCGCCGCTCTATCGGCTGCAGCAGGGCTCGAAGGTGGCCTATGCCCGGGACGACGCGGATCGGGAGCGGATCGTCAAGACCGTGTTCAAGGGCGGCAAGGTCGAGATCGGGCGGTTCAAGGGCCTCGGCGAGATGATGCCGGCCCAGCTCAAGGAGACCACCATGGATCCGAGGAAGCGCACATTGCTGCGCGTCGCGGTCCTGGACGAGGCCCGGGAATCGACCGGCGACACGGTCGAGCGCCTGATGGGCAACAAGCCCGAGGCGCGCTTCGCCTTCATCAGCGAGCGCGCGGCCTTCGCCGAGGGCGCCGACCTCGACATCTGACGCCGGAGCGCCGGCGCGGCCGCGCCGCGTCGGTCGATGGCGCCGCGCCGTCATCGCGAGCGCAGCGAAGCAACCCAGCAGCGCCACGTTCGCCGAAGTCGCGCTGCCCTGGATCGCTTCGCTGCGCTCGCAAAGACGGGTGACCGGTTTCGGTCGCGCCTTATCGGGGCGGCGCGATCACCTTGGCCGGGTCGAAGGGCTGGGCCGCCGCCACCGTGTCCTTGCCCATGTTGAGGACCGCCGAGAATCGGTCGCCGCCGGGACGCAGCACGAGGGCGCCCGGCTCGACCGCGATGAGCTTGCTGCCGAGGCCGAGGAAGCCGCCGACGTCGATCACGACGGCCTTGAGCGTCCCGCCGTCGGCGATGAGCAGATCCTCGATCTTGCCGACGCTGTCGCCGGCGGCGTTGCGCACCGTCACGCCGATCATCTTCGTGGTCAGGAAGGTGACGGGCTTGAGCCCCTGACGCTTGGCGGCGTCCTCGGCGCTCGCCGCCTCCGTCAGCCGCCCGCCCCCCTTGCCGTCCGTCGAGGTTCCCGGTCCCGTGGCCGGCAGGATCGTGTCCTTGCCGATCACGCTGGCGTCCTGCGCGGAGGCCGGCGCGTTCGCGAGGCCGAGGGCCGCGAGCGACAGGAGAAGGATTCGGCTTCGCATGGCTGATCGCTCCGCGCGCCCGGTCCTCGCGTGGAAGGCCCTGTCCGGGTCACTGAGGGGCGCCGCGGTCTCAATCGCGGGCGGCCCGCGCGGTTCCGGCCCTCCCTGTCGCACCCGCCGAGGCCGGTTCGCGGTCCCGAAACGCGAAAGGGCCCGGCCTTGCGGCCGGGCCCTTCGGGAGCGCGGAGCCGGCAGAGCCGGCTCCGGCATCCGGTCTCAGTACGAGCCGAACTTGTAGTTCAGGCCGGCGCGGACGACGGCGAACTCGGTCTTGGCGGCGGCGCCGTTGAGGTAGGCGATGCCGTTCGGGGGCAGGAGGTTGCCGTAGAACACGCCGCCGGCCGAGTTCTTCTGGCGGTCGAGGCTGACGTACAGGCCTTCGACCTTCAGCGTCACGGCGTTCGAGCGGAAGAAGTTCAGGAACGAGTCGGTGGGCAGGGCGTACTCGACGCCGCCGCCGGCGGCCCAGCCGGTGCGGAAGCTGTCGCGGAAGCGGTTGCCGGCGAAGTTCTGGTCGTCCTGGCCCGAGCCGTAGGCGAAGCCGCCGGTGCCGTACACGAGGGTGCGGTCGAAGGCGTAGCCGAGGCGGCCGCGCACGGTGCCGAAGTAGTCCAGCCCGTTGCCGCTGGTGGCGACGAAGGCGCGCGGGGCGGCGAACGCGATGCCCGGGGCGCCGCCGAAGGCGTAGTTCTGGGTGCCGTTGGCGCGGCGGGCGAAGTCGACGTACTGGGCGTCGGCCTCGAAGCCGATCACGACGCCGGAGCCCGGGGTGAACTGGTAGTTGTAGCCGATCTGGGCGCCGCCCGAGAAGCCGTCGTTGTTGCTGCGGTTGTTGACGCTGACGACGCCGGCGGTGCCGGGGGAGTTGATCAGCGAGCCGCCGGGCAGGGCGTAGTTGGTGGTGTTGCGGCTGTTGGCGTCGAAGCCGTAGCCGGCGTTCACACCGAAGTAGAAGCCGGT from Methylobacterium oryzae includes the following:
- a CDS encoding outer membrane protein → MKKLLLASTVLAGMTAAASAADLPRRAAPPPVFTPVPVFTWTGFYFGVNAGYGFDANSRNTTNYALPGGSLINSPGTAGVVSVNNRSNNDGFSGGAQIGYNYQFTPGSGVVIGFEADAQYVDFARRANGTQNYAFGGAPGIAFAAPRAFVATSGNGLDYFGTVRGRLGYAFDRTLVYGTGGFAYGSGQDDQNFAGNRFRDSFRTGWAAGGGVEYALPTDSFLNFFRSNAVTLKVEGLYVSLDRQKNSAGGVFYGNLLPPNGIAYLNGAAAKTEFAVVRAGLNYKFGSY
- a CDS encoding PRC-barrel domain-containing protein, with product MRSRILLLSLAALGLANAPASAQDASVIGKDTILPATGPGTSTDGKGGGRLTEAASAEDAAKRQGLKPVTFLTTKMIGVTVRNAAGDSVGKIEDLLIADGGTLKAVVIDVGGFLGLGSKLIAVEPGALVLRPGGDRFSAVLNMGKDTVAAAQPFDPAKVIAPPR
- the parE gene encoding DNA topoisomerase IV subunit B, translating into MSDPARDLFGPGGKGAAARPPEPRRRLDSAASVATLAAAEPEGGYTASDIEVLEGLEPVRRRPGMYIGGTDERALHHLFAEVIDNSMDEAVAGHASFIEVELEESGALVVTDNGRGIPVDPHPKFPGKSALEVIMTTLHAGGKFDSKVYETSGGLHGVGISVVNALSDLLEVEVARNQTLYRQTFSRGHAQGALELVGRVQNRRGTRVRFHPDAQIFGSLKFDPRRLFKMARSKAYLFGGVEIRWRCAPALLEGLEDVPAEAVHRFPDGLRDYLARDIDGKELVTDAMFSGKITKPGSHGSLEWAVAWMVAEDGISHSYCNTIPTPEGGTHEAGLRVALLRGLREHAERVNQAKRMTAVTTDDVMATCASMLSVFIREPEFQGQTKDKLATVEAQRIVETSVRDAFDHWLAASPAQANKLLDWVIDRAEERLRRRQEKEVARKSATRKLRLPGKLADCSAAGTAGSEIFIVEGDSAGGSAKQARDRATQAILPLRGKILNVASASRDKLGANQLISDLTLALGCGTGSAFREADLRYEKVIIMTDADVDGAHIASLLITFFYRQMPRLIDRGHLYLAIPPLYRLQQGSKVAYARDDADRERIVKTVFKGGKVEIGRFKGLGEMMPAQLKETTMDPRKRTLLRVAVLDEARESTGDTVERLMGNKPEARFAFISERAAFAEGADLDI